From the Misgurnus anguillicaudatus chromosome 17, ASM2758022v2, whole genome shotgun sequence genome, one window contains:
- the LOC129452278 gene encoding uncharacterized protein, whose product MTMEDLFFDFDHDASTDFAFWGQMDPNFQFQGQLDTLLLDCSAMTGQLSPWSSLGCQAVFPEAQLTFTDLDSQSSQLEAGAEVDSSSVDEPHEIHKHRPHQLRLTPHHPYKVQRHAANIRERKRMLSINSAFEELRCHVPTFPYEKRLSKIDTLRLAIAYIALLREILMSGCDPKSYVDECMKNGYKNQTNAIWNTSDLTARLSWIKWD is encoded by the exons ATGACAATGGAGGATCTGTTTTTTGATTTCGACCATGATGCTTCCACAGATTTTGCCTTCTGGGGCCAAATGGACCCCAATTTTCAGTTTCAGGGTCAGCTGGACACGTTGCTGCTTGACTGCAGCGCGATGACCGGACAGTTGTCCCCCTGGTCCTCTCTTGGGTGTCAGGCTGTGTTCCCCGAGGCACAGCTGACCTTCACAGACCTGGACTCGCAATCTTCACAGTTGGAGGCCGGTGCTGAAGTGGACAGCTCCTCTGTGGACGAACCCCACGAGATCCACAAGCACAGACCGCATCAGCTTCGCTTGACGCCTCATCACCCGTACAAGGTGCAGCGCCACGCCGCCAACATCCGGGAGAGGAAAAGGATGCTGAGCATCAATTCGGCATTTGAGGAGCTGCGCTGCCACGTGCCCACGTTTCCCTACGAAAAGCGTCTCTCTAAAATAGATACGTTAAGACTGGCCATTGCATACATCGCCCTGCTCAGAGAAATCCTCATGTCGGGCTGTGACCCGAAGTCATATGTCGATGAATGCATGAAAAATGGATATAAGAATCAGACCAATGCCATCTGGAATACAAGTG ATCTGACAGCTCGGCTCTCTTGGATAAAGTGGGATTAA